Sequence from the Saccharopolyspora pogona genome:
TCGCCACCCTGCCAGTAGCCGAGGTTGTGGCGGCAGCGCGCCGCGTCGTCCCGCGCCCAGTTCGACACCTCGTACCAGCCCAGACCCGCCTCGCCGAGCGCGCCGTCGATCAGTTCGTAGCGGTCGGCCAGCACGTCGTCGTCGGGCATCGGGAGTTCGCCTCGGCGGACCTTGCGGGCCATCGCGGTGCCGTCCTCGACGATCAGCGCGTACGCCGAGACGTGGTCGACCCCGGTGGACAGCACCGCGTCCAGCGAGGCCCGCAGGTCGTCGTCGGTCTCCCCCGGCGTGCCGTAGATCAGGTCCAGGTTGACGTGGTCGAAGCCGGCCGCGCGCGCCTCGCCGACCGCCGCGACCGCGCGGCCCGGCGTGTGCCGCCGCTCCAGCACCCGCAGCACGTGCTCCGCGGCGGACTGCATGCCCAGCGACACCCGGTTGAACCCGGCCTCGCGGATCCCGGCGAAAAACTCCGGCGACGTCGACTCAGGGTTGGATTCGGTGGTGATTTCCGCCGCACCGTCGAGCCCGAACGAATCGCGGATCGCCGCCAGCACCTCGCCCAACCGTCCCGCGCCGAGCAGCGACGGCGTGCCGCCGCCGACGAAGACCGTCTCCGCCGCAGGCACCGCCTGATCGCCCGCCGCCAGCACCCGCGCGCCCAGTTCCAGCTCCGCCCGCAGGCCGTCCAGCCAGCTGCCGAAACTCGCCGATGAGCCCAGCTCATCGGCGGTGTAGGTGTTGAAGTCGCAGTACCCGCAGCGGGTGGCGCAGAACGGCACGTGGACGTACACCCCGAACGGCCGCGAACCCAGGCCCGTCAGGGCTTCGGGCGGGAGCGTTCCGTCGGCCGGGGCGGGTTCACCGACTGGCAGTTGAGCAGGCACTCCACCACTGTCTCACCATTCGGATAGGGATGGACCGGTCGGTGAGCACGTGGCACGCTGCCCCACATGGGTGCGACCTTGCCGAGGCTCTTGCTGGTCACCCGCCGCTACGTGGACCTGCGGCGCGTGTCCAGCGCGCTGTGCCGCGCCATGCGTTGAAATCCCGCCGCCGCGTTCTGCATTGTCCAGTCGGCGCCGGGAGTGCCGAGCAGTGAGAACCGTCACCATCGACGGGAATTCCGCGCGGCGCTGCCGCGCCCGAATCCCGGAGGTCGGACATGGTCCCCCCGACGGAAGCCCCTGCTCGCCCCGCCCGCAAGCGCAAGACGCGCGGCGAGGGCCAGTGGGCGCTCGGTTATCGCGAGCCGCTCAACGCCAACGAGCGCTCGAAGAAGGACGACAACCCGCTGAACGTTCGGCAGCGCATCGAGACGATCTACGCCCACGGCGGCTTCGACTCGATCGACCCGGCCGACCTGCGTGGTCGTTTCCGCTGGTGGGGCCTCTACACCCAGCGCGCCCCGGGCATCCCCGGCGCGCGCACGGGCACGATCGAGCCCGAGGAGCTCGACGACCGCTACTTCATGCTGCGGGTCCGCATCGACGGCGGTGCGCTGACCACCGAGCAGCTGCGCACCATCGGTGAGGTCTCGCAGACCTACGCGCGCGACACCGCCGACATCACCGACCGGCAGAACATCCAGCTGCACTGGGTGCGGGTC
This genomic interval carries:
- a CDS encoding putative leader peptide; amino-acid sequence: MGATLPRLLLVTRRYVDLRRVSSALCRAMR
- the hemW gene encoding radical SAM family heme chaperone HemW, translating into MPAQLPVGEPAPADGTLPPEALTGLGSRPFGVYVHVPFCATRCGYCDFNTYTADELGSSASFGSWLDGLRAELELGARVLAAGDQAVPAAETVFVGGGTPSLLGAGRLGEVLAAIRDSFGLDGAAEITTESNPESTSPEFFAGIREAGFNRVSLGMQSAAEHVLRVLERRHTPGRAVAAVGEARAAGFDHVNLDLIYGTPGETDDDLRASLDAVLSTGVDHVSAYALIVEDGTAMARKVRRGELPMPDDDVLADRYELIDGALGEAGLGWYEVSNWARDDAARCRHNLGYWQGGDWWGAGPGAHSHVGGVRWWNVKHPARYAAVLAEGNSPAAGRERLADEDQRVERIMLGLRLATGLPVDALDEPGLLAAKQAAADGLLQPEALTAGRCVLTDRGRLLADGVVQRLIA